In Pieris rapae chromosome 10, ilPieRapa1.1, whole genome shotgun sequence, the genomic window AAGGAAAGAATATTACTACTCAAAAATTCATGTAAAAATGtacagtaaatatttgttttttagtcGTATTCATACTATATAATCGTTATTTCGTACGAATATAGCTATTATACTCCGAAATGGTAGTCGGTGGAAGTAGGGTGAATATGAAgggttaatttttaatgccaaattaaaaataaataaaaataaaatttaaaattagttttctcGGGTGGCCCTTATCAATTAGATTCACAAACATAcctaatgtttttataaaaatctgtcaACTGGCTGTTTCGAAGAATTTGTCTACAAACAGACTTGTTTACATAGGTCTCAAAACAAACCAGTTAAAACTTTAGGAATCAATAAcctttattcaatataatatacgtGTATAAGGCACAGATACACACAGTCTGTCAAGCTTAAAATAAGGGTAATTATcgaaaataacattattctaattaattattatatcactTTTCATACTTAATTATTCAGTTACTCATTTCGGATCCGCTTTCTTAACGGTTCCCGTACTCGTTTCTGTATCATTAGATGAACCAGACGTAGAATGTTCTAACTTACTATCACTTTTTGACCGGCTCTTTACCCTGTGTAAAATTACTCCGGGcttcttcttttgtttaacttttattGCCTTTTCCAGTGGCCTACTTATACTCTCACTgcgatttttcaatttatttaatccaaAATTCGGTTTAATTTGTGCAGTTTGTTCTAAATTACTTATATCTGGTAAATGCAAGTCGGATACACAGACGTAATCACTACTGTTTTGTGTCTGAActgtgtttaattttacagGAACAATCTccattctttttaaaactgtttcgGGTCCCTTAGAGTCTAAAACATCCTCCGACGGTGATTCTACGCGACCTACAAGTTCCTGTATTAATTTGTCTTCAAATTCATCTTCCTCTATGTCATCAACTTCTTCATCGTCATCGGAGCAGTATGATGAAAAAGATGTTATTGAACCTGAATGAAAGTCATCAGGTAATCTTACTCTTGGAACATTTGACGGAATTTCTATTTGACTTAACGatggttttataataatcttcGGTTCGGGAGAAATATCGCTCGAGGCTATTATAACTTTTGGGTAGTCTCGATGGGCTAAAAACGTGTTTAAATCTTTTTGCTTGTTGAGTGGTTTTAAATcatttctattttcaaatgacTTTGATTTAGCTATTTCTGAACACGGTGATAAATTATCTATGTTTTCGTAGTTGGGACCAAAACTATTATTTCTAGGAGAATCAAACGACGATAACACTTTCGTATTCTTATAAGCGAGGCGTCTGTCTAAAGTTGTGGTTCTAGGTGGAGGTTGAGGAGGAAATTTTGGCTTTtcaatttgattattaatgcCTCTAAAACTTTGTAAAGTTGGTTGAAGTGAAAGTCTTTTCTGTGATTTGGGCAAGTCTGGCAATACTTTAGGAAAATTTCGTCGTTTTATTGTAAGCAATGCTTCCTCTGGTGATAAAGGTTGAGTTTGCATATCATCCCGTGATGTTACATTGATTTCGTTTCTAAATGTAACTGGGGGAAGTATGTTCATTGCTTCCCGTTGTAATTGTTTCATTAGTTGCTCATAGTTAACATCCGTGACCGGATCCGACGTGGAATGTTTATGAGATATTTGTAAGTTTGGTTTTTGTAGTGAAAGtttgatttcatttttgtACGTTTTTTCGTCTTTTTGTTCATCTGTCGTAGTTTTAAGCGGCTTAATAACTCTTGAGTAAGTATCATCAGTGACAGTCTGAGACCtttgcaatttattttcagtacTTGTACCTTGGACTCCTTTGTCTATATAATCAAAAGACCTAGATATTTCAATAGGCTcttgatttaaaatagaattagtTCGTGCTGAAGGTGTAGCATCGATGGCAACTGATACCTTCTTTGATCGCATGCTATCAGTCTGACTTTTGATAGAATCATTTGACTTGCTTGTTTTACTGTGTGATTTTTTATCACTAACAATGGAAGAATGAGAATCGAGAGCAGAAGTTGATGTCGTTTTTTCTGATGTTCtctttttatagttttttgaCAGAAGATTCGTTGGTGTTACTGCtattttgtctatttttatctttttctcTGTAAGAAGTTCCTCAGATCTTGTGAACTGCTTAGCTGTATTGTTGATATCGgaatttgattttcttaaaatatttggagAACACCTATGCATGACTTCATTCGTTATCCAATCCCTAACTTTCGTGTGTGCGTCCAAGGTACTTGTGGACAAATGCCTTCTTAACTGAAATCGTTCCCTGAAACCACCCGAATCATCGGATTTGGGGGTTTTACACtccttattaattttctttttcggTATTTTCATCGACTTAATAACGCTGCAGCCATTTTTAAGCTTCTGAAGGGCACTTTTGTCGGAACTTTTCTGTCCGATTATATCTACTTCACCTATTTCCGAAGGACGCTCAAGAGCTTGAAGTCGTAATCTCcgctttttaaaatacaatacgcCGCATATACTTACATTTACCGCCAAGAATAGAACAGCCAGGGAAATAATGAGGGTGACGGTTGTACTCGACGTTTTAGCTGTATTTAATATGGGTTTTTCGGTGTGCTTTTCCATTAAATGCGGCGGGACGGGTCTTGATGGAGTTTTGATGGACTGTATCTCTCTATATATTGCATCTGTGTCCGGTTTGTGCTCGGGTTGCGAGTATGGCCGCAATTTGCCGTACGATGACATGCCATAGTGGTTCGTGTTAATCACTGGTTGTGGAGACCATATTTTTCTGACCGTATCTGTAATTAGGTTAAatacacaatacatataaaaaaatgtataaataatatgaaaatatttaacaacatTTATGTGAATGTATCCTAATGagcattgttattttttggttttaagccctattattttgttatataagaaTGTAAGTTAATGTTGCCTTGtgttttcagtatttttttacctaaaggacttttatgaattggtgGCGGCTTTGGTCGAACCGTAGTGCTCGGTGTGAACGCGT contains:
- the LOC111003590 gene encoding uncharacterized protein LOC111003590, whose translation is MAEHTPFINRHLFICIAISLLLPIVDEAKVYEDGRFQNEEKRLTREYHLRQGAVRGLIVKPGRQYDLQLVEMFLGVPYAAPPTGSLRFMPPVSAPPWSGLKMATRFEPVCPQILPQIRKGNPPSLGRQHYLNRLKPFLKEESEDCLYLNIYVPYREQKAKKFPVLVFIHGDSFEWSSGNPYDGRILASYGNIMVVTVNFRLGILGFMKPSLTEHVYGNNGLLDQLAALQWIKDNIEDLNGDPKSVTLMGHGTGAACVNFLMLSPISNGLFHRAILMSGSALSDRAMTKDPTQYTLQVAQSLGCNPNSKNMMTCLQNKPLSEIKKVQILSREFETPLGPAVAGSLIPSEPAQTMESFPNLLSKYQLLSGVTELESYHDFGVIQLDHGILENQRDDFIRKYTKIVYDGAEDIALKEILLQYSTSKVDPQRWSVQTNRDVILNLFSDARTLGPIISLANYQSKANRQSYFYVFAHNSVSTEYAPLNKSVHGEELPYVLGVPLGGANTHFHSEYTLREKLLSEVVMRLWTNFVKNGSPNTQSVHEYQTLDRKVWNQYNVEWPEYNADHQPYLKLDIPPSINSLYRSNYTNFWTEKLPKKLSRYVIDPLYAFTPSTTVRPKPPPIHKSPLDTVRKIWSPQPVINTNHYGMSSYGKLRPYSQPEHKPDTDAIYREIQSIKTPSRPVPPHLMEKHTEKPILNTAKTSSTTVTLIISLAVLFLAVNVSICGVLYFKKRRLRLQALERPSEIGEVDIIGQKSSDKSALQKLKNGCSVIKSMKIPKKKINKECKTPKSDDSGGFRERFQLRRHLSTSTLDAHTKVRDWITNEVMHRCSPNILRKSNSDINNTAKQFTRSEELLTEKKIKIDKIAVTPTNLLSKNYKKRTSEKTTSTSALDSHSSIVSDKKSHSKTSKSNDSIKSQTDSMRSKKVSVAIDATPSARTNSILNQEPIEISRSFDYIDKGVQGTSTENKLQRSQTVTDDTYSRVIKPLKTTTDEQKDEKTYKNEIKLSLQKPNLQISHKHSTSDPVTDVNYEQLMKQLQREAMNILPPVTFRNEINVTSRDDMQTQPLSPEEALLTIKRRNFPKVLPDLPKSQKRLSLQPTLQSFRGINNQIEKPKFPPQPPPRTTTLDRRLAYKNTKVLSSFDSPRNNSFGPNYENIDNLSPCSEIAKSKSFENRNDLKPLNKQKDLNTFLAHRDYPKVIIASSDISPEPKIIIKPSLSQIEIPSNVPRVRLPDDFHSGSITSFSSYCSDDDEEVDDIEEDEFEDKLIQELVGRVESPSEDVLDSKGPETVLKRMEIVPVKLNTVQTQNSSDYVCVSDLHLPDISNLEQTAQIKPNFGLNKLKNRSESISRPLEKAIKVKQKKKPGVILHRVKSRSKSDSKLEHSTSGSSNDTETSTGTVKKADPK